In Struthio camelus isolate bStrCam1 unplaced genomic scaffold, bStrCam1.hap1 HAP1_SCAFFOLD_102, whole genome shotgun sequence, the following are encoded in one genomic region:
- the TRAPPC1 gene encoding trafficking protein particle complex subunit 1 yields the protein MTVHNLYIFARDGTCLHYSEWHRRKQAGIPKEEEFKLMFGMLFSLRSFVAKMSPTDMRDGFLCFHTSKYRLHYYETPTGLRLALNTDLGVPSARDALHHIYSNLFVELVVKNPLCPPREPVQSELFRARLDAFVRSLPFFSARAG from the exons ATGACGGTGCACAACCTGTACATCTTCGCCCGCGATGGCACCTGCCTGCACTACAGCGAGTGGCACCGGCGCAAGCAGGCCGGGATCCCCAAggaggag GAGTTCAAGCTGATGTTCGGGATGCTCTTCTCCCTGCGCTCCTTCGTGGCCAAGATGAGCCCCACCGACAT GCGCGACGGCTTCCTCTGCTTCCACACGAGCAAGTACCGGCTGCACTACTACGAGACGCCCACGGGGCTGCGGCTGGCGCTCAACACCGACCTGGGCGTCCCCTCCGCCCGCGACGCCCTCCACCACATCTACAGCAAC CTCTTCGTGGAGCTGGTGGTGAAGAACCCGCTGTGCCCCCCCCGGGAGCCGGTGCAGAGCGAGCTCTTCCGCGCCCGCCTCGACGCCTTCGTGCGCTCGCTGCCCTTCTTCTCCGCCCGCGCCGGGTGA
- the KCNAB3 gene encoding voltage-gated potassium channel subunit beta-3, with protein sequence MKYRALGKCGLRVSCLGLGTGGTFGADVSEEAAGGLLSVAFEHGVNLFDTAGGCAPGRAEKVLGDALKSKGWRRSSYVVTTRVCWGGPAEAERGLSRKHVVEGLQGSLRRLQLDYVDVVFAGRPQGPAPMEELVRAMTDVINQGLALYWGTARWSAAEIMEAFAVARQCNLVAPVCQRAPLPARERPPALPRLHRQIGLGTVTWSPLAAGLDHDEPLPHGARHKGPSEAGCRQQAPELQPLAQRLGCSVPQLAIAWSLRAEGVSSVLLAATSPQQLLENLGALQVLPHLTPPVLQELEALLGPKKEPRA encoded by the exons atgAAGTACCG GGCCCTGGGCAAGTGCGGCCTGCGggtgtcctgcctggggctgg GCACCGGGGGGACGTTCGGGGCTGACGTCTCCGAGGAG gcggccggggggctcctGAGCGTCGCCTTCGAGCACGGCGTGAACCTCTTCGACACCGCCGGCGGCTGCGCCCCGGGCAG GGCGGAGAAGGTGCTGGGCGACGCCCTCAAGAGCAAaggctggag aCGCTCCAGCTACGTCGTCACCACCAGGGTCTGCTGGGGGGGCCC GGCTGAGGCCGAGCGGGGGCTGTCGCGGAAACACGTCGTGGAGG GCCTCCAGGGCTCCCTCCGGCGGCTGCAGCTCGACTACGTGGACGTCGTcttcgccggccgcccccagggCCCCGCCCCCATGGAAG agCTGGTGCGCGCCATGACCGACGTCATCAACCAGGGGCTGGCGCTCTACTGGGGCACGGCGCGCTGGAGCGCCGCCGAGATCATg GAGGCcttcgcggtggcccggcagtgCAACCTGGTGGCCCCGGTGTGCCAGCGCGCCCCCCTGCCAGCCCGCGagcggcccccggcgctgccccgcctCCACCGGCAGATCG GGCTGGGCACCGTCACCTGGTCCCCGCTGGCTGCCGGCCTCGACCACGAcgagcccctgccccacggcgcccgccacAAG ggccCGAGCGAGGCCGGGTGCCGGCAGCAGGCGCCGGAGCTGCAGCCGCTGGCCCAGCGCCTGGGCTGCTCCGTGCCACAGCTGGCCAtcg ccTGGAGCCTGCGCGCGGAGGGCGTCAGCTCCGTCCTCCTGGCGGCCACCagcccccagcagctgctggagaacctgggagccctgcag GTGCTGCCCCACCTCACCCCCCCGGTGCTGCAGGAGCTcgaggccctgctgggccccaaGAAGGAGCCCCGGGCCTAA